In one window of Mytilus trossulus isolate FHL-02 chromosome 7, PNRI_Mtr1.1.1.hap1, whole genome shotgun sequence DNA:
- the LOC134726800 gene encoding uncharacterized protein LOC134726800, with the protein MDLLFHGAILFLHLKISSTQVYTGVLTRLWPLDRQTCSSEVLTTTYVYGECKNTFNDQPQDFPFNAMEFDGSSSIDVAVDVSTTNIKHYSFQGWFFFTSDTSSSLFHYRDGNEFSETIVWTNKMKLKLYRKVDSAWNTFTGSQQISKYRWYYIALGVGQDGYVSVRIDGVKDIYGMLTNRQSTELPGTLRIGGDFGEAHANVEGRITCVGFHLNTRNASANVVKDVCTETAWMPERGSNSIYLTRMDKTALVPVYLKEVTRCSISECAHSCLEDIECFYISFDGESATCNSCYLFKREDTTGNNSTLSLYKVRT; encoded by the exons ATGGATCTTTTATTTCACGGAGCTATTTTGTTTCTGCATTTGAAGATAAGTT CAACACAAGTATATACCGGAGTTCTCACAAGACTTTGGCCGTTGGATAGACAAACATGTTCATCAGAAGTATTAACAACTACTTATGTATATGGCGAGTGCAAGAACACTTTCAATGACCAACCACAAGATTTTCCTTTTAATGCTATGGAGTTCGACGGTTCTTCTTCTATTGATGTCGCTGTTGATGTTTCAACTACTAACATAAAACATTACAGTTTTCAAGGGTGGTTCTTCTTTACATCTGACACTTCTTCTTCCTTGTTTCATTATAGAGACGGTAACGAATTCTCGGAAACAATCGTTTGGaccaataaaatgaaattgaaacttTACAGAAAAGTGGATTCTGCTTGGAATACGTTCACTGGAAGTCAGCAAATTTCTAAATACAGATGGTACTATATTGCACTTGGTGTTGGTCAAGACGGTTACGTATCCGTACGTATTGATGGCGTGAAGGATATCTATGGAATGCTCACCAACCGTCAGAGCACAGAATTGCCAGGTACATTGAGAATTGGTGGAGATTTCGGGGAGGCACATGCAAACGTGGAGGGTCGAATCACATGTGTTGGCTTTCATCTCAATACTAGGAACGCCTCAGCAAATGTTGTAAAAGATGTGTGTACTGAAACGGCTTGGATGC CGGAAAGAGGAAGTAACAGTATATATTTGACTAGGATGGACAAAACGGCGTTGGTTCCGGTCTACCTGAAAGAAGTTACCCGCTGTTCGATCAGTGAGTGTGCCCACTCATGTTTGGAAGACATTGAATGTTTCTATATATCTTTTGATGGAGAATCTGCCACATGTAACTCGTGTTACCTGTTCAAAAGAGAAGATACTACAGGCAATAATAGCACACTTTCTTTGTATAAAGTTAGAACATAA
- the LOC134726135 gene encoding uncharacterized protein LOC134726135 has product MDLLYKVCIVFLHLWTSSTQVYTGVLTRLWPLDSQTCSSEVLTTTYVYSECNNIFKHQPQDFPFNAMAFDGSSLIDVAVDVSTSKIQHYSFQGWFFFTTDTPASLFHYIDSEGITETIVWINNMRSKVYRRVSSDVKTFTGSKQFSKYKWYYISLGIGEIGYIYVRIDGVSDIYGIFNNRNIKEFPGTLRIGGDFSEVHANIEGRITCVGFHLDTRDASEDVVKDVCTGTSWMPDRGSNSIYLTRMNTTTLFPVLIKEVTRCSFTQCAYSCLVEIACFFISFDEEPATCKSCYLFRREETTGSHSTISLYRVKT; this is encoded by the exons ATGGatcttttatataaagtatGCATTGTGTTTCTACATTTGTGGACAAGTT CTACACAAGTATATACAGGAGTTCTCACGAGACTATGGCCGTTGGATAGCCAAACATGTTCATCAGAAGTATTAACAACTACTTACGTATATAGCGAAtgtaataacatatttaaacaccAGCCACAAGATTTCCCTTTTAACGCTATGGCGTTCGACGGATCTTCTCTTATTGATGTCGCTGTTGATGTTTCAACTTCTAAAATACAACATTACAGTTTTCAAGGTTGGTTTTTCTTTACAACTGACACTCCTGCGTCCTTGTTTCATTATATAGACAGTGAAGGAATCACGGAAACAATAGTTTGGATTAATAATATGAGGTCAAAAGTTTACAGAAGAGTAAGTTCCGATGTGAAAACTTTCACTGGAAGTAAGCAATTTTCGAAATATAAATGGTATTATATTTCACTTGGTATAGGTGAAATAGGTTACATATACGTACGTATTGATGGTGTAAGTGATATCTATGGAATTTTCAACAACCGTAACATCAAGGAATTTCCAGGTACATTGAGGATTGGTGGAGATTTTAGTGAGGTACATGCAAACATTGAGGGACGAATCACATGTGTTGGATTCCATTTAGATACCAGAGACGCCTCTGAAGATGTTGTTAAGGATGTGTGCACTGGAACGTCTTGGATGC CTGACAGAGGAAGCAATAGTATATACCTGACTAGGATGAATACAACGACGTTGTTTCCTGTTCTCATTAAAGAAGTCACACGCTGTTCTTTTACTCAATGTGCTTACTCATGTTTGGTAGAAATTGCATGTTTCTTTATATCTTTTGATGAAGAACCTGCCACTTGCAAATCGTGTTACCTGTTTAGAAGAGAAGAAACTACAGGCTCTCATAGCACAATTTCTTTGTATAGagttaaaacataa